The proteins below come from a single Psychrobacter sp. FDAARGOS_221 genomic window:
- a CDS encoding class I SAM-dependent methyltransferase: MTHTPPADLLEKAKHWREDITFTQDVLGKPMHFTTTWGIFSPEKLDAGSLMLLDYIDFQPDDDSIDLGCGYGVLGMAAARECPQGQHTLIDKDFMAVEYARRNCEKNGLKNVDVHLSNGFNHVDPNKDFSLVMTNLPAKVGKEQHYLYLLDAYSKLRSGGRFYVVTINGLRQFMKRACTEVFGNADKVKQGKTYTVTMAIKD, from the coding sequence ATGACCCACACCCCTCCTGCAGATTTATTAGAAAAAGCCAAACACTGGCGTGAAGACATCACCTTTACCCAAGACGTACTGGGTAAGCCGATGCACTTCACCACCACGTGGGGCATCTTTTCACCAGAAAAACTAGACGCTGGTAGCCTGATGCTACTCGACTATATCGACTTCCAACCTGATGATGATTCAATCGATTTGGGCTGTGGTTATGGGGTGCTGGGCATGGCGGCTGCACGTGAATGTCCGCAAGGTCAGCACACTTTGATTGATAAAGACTTTATGGCGGTGGAATATGCCCGCCGTAACTGCGAGAAAAATGGTCTTAAAAACGTCGATGTGCATTTATCAAACGGCTTTAATCATGTTGACCCAAACAAAGACTTCAGCCTGGTTATGACCAACTTGCCGGCCAAAGTCGGTAAAGAGCAGCACTATCTGTACTTGCTCGACGCCTACAGCAAGCTGCGCTCTGGCGGCCGCTTTTATGTGGTCACCATCAATGGCCTACGCCAGTTTATGAAGCGCGCTTGTACCGAAGTGTTTGGTAATGCCGATAAAGTAAAACAGGGCAAAACCTACACTGTCACCATGGCGATTAAAGACTAA
- a CDS encoding phosphoglycolate phosphatase, with product MTAVKKELLIFDFDGTLIDSVPDLAQATNDMLSTLGKPTYPIDTIRNWVGNGSRMLVERALVGSVEVADGQLSKEDADHAEQVFFDAYAKVSGNNTVAYPNVDQGLKQLKQAGFTLALVTNKPIRFVPKILESFGWSDLFTEVLGGDSLPVKKPDPEPLRHVCRSLDIAPEHAVMIGDSKNDIFAGQNANIDTLGLSYGYNYGQDIRDLNPTMAFDDFQSLVDWVMSQYR from the coding sequence ATGACTGCTGTAAAAAAAGAACTGCTTATTTTTGATTTCGATGGCACTTTAATCGATAGCGTGCCTGATTTAGCCCAAGCCACCAACGACATGCTAAGCACCCTGGGCAAGCCGACCTACCCCATCGACACCATACGTAACTGGGTTGGTAATGGCTCACGTATGTTAGTAGAACGTGCGCTGGTTGGCTCTGTAGAGGTCGCTGACGGCCAGTTAAGCAAAGAAGATGCTGACCATGCCGAACAGGTTTTCTTCGACGCCTACGCCAAAGTCAGTGGCAATAACACCGTTGCTTATCCAAATGTCGATCAAGGCTTAAAACAATTAAAACAAGCCGGCTTTACTCTCGCATTGGTCACCAATAAGCCAATCCGCTTTGTGCCTAAGATTTTAGAGTCTTTTGGCTGGAGTGATTTATTTACCGAAGTACTGGGCGGTGATAGCTTACCAGTCAAAAAACCAGATCCTGAGCCTTTGCGCCACGTGTGTCGCAGCTTAGATATTGCGCCAGAGCATGCGGTAATGATTGGCGACTCTAAAAACGATATTTTTGCCGGTCAAAATGCCAATATTGACACACTGGGGCTGTCTTACGGTTATAATTACGGTCAAGACATTCGCGACTTAAATCCAACCATGGCGTTTGATGATTTTCAAAGCCTAGTTGATTGGGTGATGTCACAATATCGCTAA
- a CDS encoding DUF4385 domain-containing protein gives MREFDYDLDYKKLNLREHPELYRVGRGEQGVLLVEPYKSEILPYWRFATPDVATESSDKIYQMFLDYLDNNDFVGADMARKFLQMGYTRARRYANHKGGKKYKGPVPDDKKGQSGAHGREELPRDEEDPVKAESARIFKQKWDLCRENDTYLKMKKEHREKYKDVE, from the coding sequence ATGCGTGAATTTGATTACGACCTAGATTACAAAAAACTGAATCTGCGCGAGCATCCAGAACTCTACCGTGTCGGTCGCGGTGAGCAAGGTGTACTATTGGTTGAGCCTTACAAATCGGAAATCCTACCGTATTGGCGCTTTGCCACACCTGATGTTGCCACTGAGAGTAGCGACAAAATCTATCAAATGTTCTTAGATTATTTGGACAATAATGATTTTGTTGGCGCTGACATGGCACGTAAGTTTTTACAAATGGGCTATACCCGTGCACGCCGTTATGCCAATCACAAAGGCGGCAAAAAATACAAAGGCCCTGTACCAGATGATAAAAAGGGTCAAAGCGGCGCTCATGGCCGAGAGGAGTTGCCTCGTGATGAGGAAGACCCTGTCAAAGCAGAGTCAGCTCGTATTTTTAAACAAAAATGGGACTTATGCCGTGAAAACGACACCTATTTAAAAATGAAAAAAGAACACCGCGAAAAATACAAAGACGTTGAATAA
- a CDS encoding PH domain-containing protein: MDTLVFYSKIDWWIGGLLVLMAIMFLLFPLWEWKYNTERSIHSKILIGILIWPWALLPLWLLLSIEYRVTERQLVVESGLGETEINIEDITDITPTHNTLSAPALSLDRLEVVYADKSIIISPKHKQAFLEAIEQRKQQLDK, translated from the coding sequence ATGGATACATTGGTTTTTTATTCAAAAATAGACTGGTGGATAGGTGGGTTACTGGTGTTGATGGCTATTATGTTTCTGCTATTTCCCTTATGGGAATGGAAATATAATACAGAGCGCTCTATTCACAGTAAGATTTTGATTGGTATTTTGATTTGGCCATGGGCGTTGTTGCCACTGTGGTTACTATTGAGTATTGAGTATAGAGTGACAGAAAGGCAGTTAGTGGTGGAGTCGGGGTTAGGTGAAACTGAAATTAATATAGAAGATATTACTGATATTACACCCACTCACAATACACTCTCAGCACCAGCATTGTCTCTGGATCGATTAGAAGTGGTCTATGCGGATAAAAGCATTATTATATCGCCTAAGCACAAACAGGCTTTTTTAGAAGCGATAGAACAACGAAAACAACAATTAGATAAATAA